TGTAAGAATAGTAACACCCAAAAGTATGGGAGCTCTGCCATTTGATTTCGAAGACAACATTTCGACTTTTTTCACAACTTGCTCAAGCATCGTTCTGCCGCCCAAAGAATGCATAGTCAACATATAAACTTTTTCACTAAATGCCACTTCTACCGCATTTGATATAACGCTTGGAATATCATGAAATTTCAAGTCAAGAAAAACTTCTGCGCCTCTATCTTGAATCATATGGATAATATCCATGCCTTCTTTTAGAAAAAGCTGATGTCCTATTTTAAAGATGGAAACATGTTCAACTAAATTTTCCACTAAAGACTGCGCTTCTTTTCTGGAAAAAACATCTAAGGCAACTATTATCGGTTTATCTTTTCTCATTTTATTTTTTAATTGATTACAAAGATTAAATATTTGTCAGTAAATTTGTGTAATCCGTAGTTAATAATCTCTGTAATCACCATAGTTTTTTTATGTCATTTTTTCGGAAATAACGGTTTTTCTTTTTTTATTTCTTTATT
This region of bacterium genomic DNA includes:
- the pyrF gene encoding orotidine-5'-phosphate decarboxylase yields the protein MRKDKPIIVALDVFSRKEAQSLVENLVEHVSIFKIGHQLFLKEGMDIIHMIQDRGAEVFLDLKFHDIPSVISNAVEVAFSEKVYMLTMHSLGGRTMLEQVVKKVEMLSSKSNGRAPILLGVTILTSLDEEKLKEVGFSLPMKQQVLKLAKISEECGLGGIVCSGEEISLIRDNTKENFIIVTPGVRLEKLPSDDQERIITVEDAIKRGADYLVMGRSITESKEPKKKLELILEKLNRL